The following are encoded in a window of Castanea sativa cultivar Marrone di Chiusa Pesio chromosome 5, ASM4071231v1 genomic DNA:
- the LOC142635506 gene encoding receptor-like protein kinase FERONIA, producing MEVCHKLRTKVLVHCQLRHPNLIRLIGYCFEDEGEWFLVYEFMVNGNLARHLYATNPNPVPLNRRLQICVGVARGLHCLHTGLKHTIIHCGVNSRYILLNEKWEVKLSEFGISKVGPPSLSKDLIRIETDTVAGTQGYIALEYAINGVLTDKSDVYSFGVALLQLLWKETN from the coding sequence ATGGAGGTATGTCACAAATTAAGGACCAAGGTGCTGGTGCATTGCCAGCTACGCCACCCTAACCTTATCCGTCTCATCGGATATTGTTTCGAAGATGAAGGAGAGTGGTTCCTTGTGTACGAGTTCATGGTCAATGGAAACCTGGCGAGACACCTCTATGCCACAAACCCCAACCCGGTCCCGTTGAATCGAAGACTACAGATTTGCGTTGGGGTGGCGCGTGGGCTGCACTGCCTCCACACTGGGCTGAAGCATACTATCATTCACTGTGGTGTGAATTCGAGATATATTCTGTTGAACGAGAAATGGGAGGTCAAGTTGTCAGAGTTCGGAATATCCAAGGTGGGTCCCCCGAGTTTGTCAAAGGATTTAATTAGGATCGAAACTGATACAGTTGCGGGTACTCAGGGGTACATTGCTCTTGAGTATGCCATTAATGGGGTGCTGACTGATAAATCCGACGTCTACTCCTTTGGTGTGGCACTGCTGCAACTACTCTGGAAGGAAACCAACTGA
- the LOC142635505 gene encoding receptor-like protein kinase FERONIA, with amino-acid sequence MKGISECISKLLRTSGKRRSDETNRSYTALPCRRFSLTEIKTATNNFDDNLVIVCWGGWKTYNGFIDDPAFSVAIRRVNIDSREGFHDFMKEVMLVCQVRHPNLLPFIGYCLAKRYGFLVYEYMVNSNLARHLNGTNPDPNPNPIPWKRRLKICVGVARGLHYLHTGLKHTIVHSGVDPTNILLDAKWEAKLSYLGLSKMGPPSLSKALITIETDRVVGTYGYMDQEYVMFGKLNDKSDVYSFGVVLLQLVSGITPSPFAVPMDLVGLARKCKREGTIYKIIDPYLMGKIAPECFMEYVDIATSCVRNRADRRPTMGEVQVRLEHALELQESADGAAGDCNYCIDEYTCNDSSGDASPIDMV; translated from the coding sequence ATGAAAGGCATTTCAGAGTGTATATCAAAGTTATTAAGGACGTCCGGGAAGAGAAGGTCAGACGAAACAAACCGATCTTATACAGCTCTTCCATGCCGTCGATTTTCACTGACTGAGATCAAGACAGCTACCAATAACTTCGATGATAATTTAGTAATTGTTTGCTGGGGTGGCTGGAAAACATACAACGGGTTTATTGATGACCCTGCCTTCAGCGTTGCAATAAGGCGTGTGAATATCGATTCAAGGGAGGGTTTTCACGATTTTATGAAGGAGGTGATGCTGGTTTGCCAGGTACGCCACCCTAACCTCCTCCCTTTCATCGGATATTGTCTCGCTAAACGATATGGGTTCCTTGTCTACGAGTACATGGTCAATTCAAACCTCGCGAGACACCTCAATGGCACTAACCCCGATCCCAATCCCAATCCGATCCCGTGGAAACGGAGACTAAAGATTTGCGTAGGAGTGGCGCGTGGGCTGCACTACCTTCACACTGGACTAAAGCATACTATCGTCCACAGTGGCGTTGACCCGACCAATATTCTGTTGGACGCGAAATGGGAGGCCAAGTTgtcatatttggggttgtccaagATGGGTCCCCCGAGTTTGTCAAAGGCTTTGATTACAATCGAAACTGATAGAGTTGTGGGTACTTACGGTTACATGGATCAAGAGTATGTCATGTTCGGGAAGCTGAACGATAAATCCGACGTCTACTCTTTTGGCGTGGTACTGCTGCAACTAGTCAGTGGAATAACACCAAGTCCATTTGCAGTACCGATGGATCTGGTTGGGTTGGCACGAAAATGCAAACGAGAAGGGACCATCTATAAGATAATTGATCCGTATCTGATGGGGAAGATAGCTCCAGAGTGTTTTATGGAATACGTTGACATTGCCACTTCTTGTGTGCGAAATCGAGCCGATCGTCGACCCACCATGGGCGAAGTTCAGGTTCGCCTTGAACATGCACTGGAGCTACAAGAGAGCGCAGATGGTGCTGCTGGTGACTGTAACtattgtattgatgaatataccTGTAATGATTCTTCCGGAGACGCTTCTCCAATTGATATGGTGTAG